In Mesorhizobium sp. 113-3-3, a genomic segment contains:
- a CDS encoding GNAT family N-acetyltransferase yields the protein MNTLTIDIRKADPRDAGAIAEVHLEAWRGAYSGIIPHRTLTSMINRRGADWWANAIRRAATVLVVEIGGTIAGYATIGKNRARELKQQGEIYELYLRPEYQGIGLGRRLFSAARARLADHGLKGMVVWALEDNQNALAFYAGAGGRDVAEGVEIFEQKALKKVAFVWE from the coding sequence ATGAATACGCTGACGATCGACATCCGGAAAGCAGACCCGCGCGATGCAGGCGCCATTGCCGAAGTGCATCTGGAAGCCTGGCGCGGCGCCTATTCCGGCATCATTCCGCACCGCACGCTGACGTCGATGATCAACCGCCGCGGCGCCGACTGGTGGGCGAACGCGATTCGCCGCGCCGCCACCGTTCTGGTCGTCGAAATCGGTGGCACGATCGCCGGCTATGCGACGATCGGCAAGAACCGCGCCCGGGAGCTCAAGCAGCAAGGCGAGATCTACGAATTGTACCTGCGCCCGGAATATCAAGGCATCGGGCTTGGCCGGCGGCTGTTTTCGGCGGCCAGGGCGCGTCTTGCCGACCATGGCCTGAAGGGCATGGTGGTGTGGGCGCTGGAAGACAATCAGAACGCGCTGGCCTTCTATGCCGGCGCCGGCGGCCGCGATGTCGCCGAAGGTGTCGAGATCTTCGAGCAGAAGGCTCT